Part of the Hypomesus transpacificus isolate Combined female unplaced genomic scaffold, fHypTra1 scaffold_107, whole genome shotgun sequence genome, GTTTCTGTTATCGTCACAGTTACCTGTTCATCGTTAGGTAGGTTTACATTTCTCGCTGGCTATAGTTGCCCGAGTGGCCTGGACTGTCGGAGGTGAGACCCTGGGAACTTAGGCAGATGCAACGCAACACTTTGTACAGCCTTGGACATTGTCCCCATTGCCTGCGACCAATGGCTGCGTGTTAAGTCTACGTAATACATTTGCTAACCAGTAATTATTAAATTTACAAAAGTCAATAAACTTCACATCAAACAGCCTAAACTTTAACAAACAAGATGAGTCTtgcttataataataataattataacatatattttcttttcttcagaTGTTTGACTTAAACAAAACTGCAGTCACCTTAGATCTATTAACAAGGTCAGGTGTTCACTTAGAAAAATGGAAACAGAGTGCAGTGGTAAAGAATTAGGCTCATATCTCTTCGTCCCCATGGATTACCCTAAGATAGTTGTGTGCTGAATACAAAGGGCATTTCTTTCCACGAGACAGATGAATAATTCAAGAGAAAAGAGAGTTGAGAGGAAAGCTGTGATGCAGCTGACGGGAAAGGACTGGATAAAGAGCAcactattttcagagatgactCTTAAGCTATCTCATATTGGTAAAATAAAACCTGTTTGTACTCTGAAAGTGATAGCTGTTTCCTCTTACAGTATGGCTAACAAGAATGGCACACTGCGTTGCACATTCTCAGCCCCGAGCCATAGTGCTACTTTGCTGCAGGGTTTGTCCGTCTTGCGGGACCAAGGGCAGCTTCTGGACGTAGTGTTGGCTATCAACGAGGAGCGTTTCCAAGTCCACAAGGCAGTGCTGGCATCCTGCAGTGACTACTTCAGGTGGGTTGGCCAAAGGACACTCCCGTAATGCTCAAAATAGTTTTGTTTTGGTTCAATATTCCAAGCTAGCATTTTTCTGAATGTTAAGATGCACTGATATAACAGACTGGGACTTAAAATGACAGTTGAAACATTTAAGTGGTAAAGTAGCAAGTGCTTGATTAGTGTAGGAATGTTGATTTCACAAGGTTAAAGGAGTTTGACAGTGTTACAGTATATGCAAGTATGCTGTTGCAGTGTACAAAAGACTAATTCCATGAAGGTATAACAGAAGTGTGATTATTATGTGTGCAAAGATGTGCGTGAAAGTTAGCTTATGTGTTGAATCTTTTATATTGCTCTGAACTTTtactatatatatttatataggtTACACGTTTAACTGTTTCCTGAACCGTTTTCTTCAATATGTTTTTCAGAGCTATGTTCACAGGAGGTATGAGGGAGTCAAACCAGGACACCATTGAGCTGAAAGGCTTGTCAGCTCGAGGGCTGAAACACATAATTGATTTTGCTTACAGTGCAGAGGTCATTTTAGATCTGGACTGCATTCAGGATGTTCTAGGGGCAGCGGTTTTCCTCCAGATGGTCCCAGTAGTGGAGCTCTGTGAGGAGTTTCTCAAGTCAGCCATGAGTGTGGAAACCTGCTTGAACATTGGCCAAATGGCCACTACCTtcaacctctcctctctcaaggAGTCTGTGGACACCTTCACATTCCGGCACTTTCTACAGATCGCAGAGGAGGACGACTTCCTCCACATCCCAATGGAGCGCCTGGTTTTCTTCCTGCAGAGCAACAAGCTGAAGAACTGTGGCGAGATCGACCTTTTCCACGCCGCCATCCGTTGGCTGCAGCACGACGACGCCCGTCGAGCCAAAGCCAATCAGGTGCTCTGCCATGTGCGCTTCCCCCTCATGCGCTCCTCAGAGCTGGTGGACAGCGTCCAGACAGTAGACATCATGGTGGAGGATGTGCTATGCAGACAGTATCTCCTGGAGGCCTTCAACTATCAGATCCTCCCCTTCCGTCAGCATGAGATGCAGTCTGCACGAACCCTGATCCGCTCCGACGTCATGTCGCTGATCACCTTCGGAGGCACGCCCTACACGGACAACGACCGCACTGTGAGCAGCAAGGTGTACTACCTACCAGAAATCTCCTCCCGACAGTTCAAAGAGTTGGCAGAAATGGAGACGGGATGCAGCCATGCTTGCGTCTCGGTGCTTGACAACTTTGTCTACGTGGTCGGCGGTCAGCACTTGCAGTACCGTAGCGGGGAAGGTGCGGTGGACATCTGCTTCCGCTATGACCCGCACCTCAGCCAATGGCTGCGCATCCAGCCCATGCAAGAGGGACGGATCCAGTTCCAGCTCAATATGCTGCAGGGACGACTCTACGCCACTGGGGGGCGCAATCGATCCGGCAGCCTGTCTTCCGTCGAATGCTACTGCCCCAAGAAGAACGAGTGGACTTACGTAGAGCCACTGAAACGCAGAATTTGGGGCCATGCTGGAACTTCCTGTGGAGAGAGGCTCTACATCTCAGGGGGCTATGGTGTGTCGGTGGATGATAAGAAAACATTGCATTGTTACGACCCCGCGACCGACCAGTGGGACTTCAGAACCCCCATGAACGAGCCGAGAGTGCTCCACGCCATGATAAGCGCCAAAGACCGCGTTTATGCCTTGGGGGGTCGCATGGATCACGTTGACCGCTGCTTCGATGTACTGGCAGTTGAGTATTACATTCCAGAGAATGATCAGTGGACTACAGTTAGCCCCATGCGCGCAGGGCAATCAGAAGCAGGCTGCTGCTTACTGGATAAAAAAATCTACATTGTGGGAGGGTACAACTGGCACCTGAACAATGTGACAAGCATTGTGCAGGTTTACAACACAGAGACCGATGAGTGGGAGAGGGATCTGCATTTCCCAGAGTCCTTTGCGGGGACTGCGTGTACACCAATAATACTACGACAAACCACCACCCAACGTTAATCCTCAAGCACTTGGACCATGACTGGATATTGTGCATTCCTAGTGCTTACTGATCCGTTGTTCAATAGAAATGTGGAACTCTACATATACTATTGTAATCTCTGTGGTAATCCtgatttgatgtgtgtgtgtttgaaagaatGACTGCAAATAGGAAGTATGTTATTTTGCTATATACACATTCTGTTTTCATTTCCTTTAGTTTGTGGTCCATGTACAATGTTATCATGAGCTGTTTTTAAGACCAGGACTTATATAAATATGAATGTAGCCTTTAAACTGAGGTTGAGGTATAGTCAATCCTTAAAGATtgaagtgagaaggagagagtgaaataTCAAAGGTTTTTGAGTTTCAGTGAGCCATTAAGTACAAAGTTGTTTTCCATGGTGAAAAATAATTTATGACCACAATGATTGTATAGGACCTGGAGCATCTGGTTGcatgcttgttttttttctccgtgTTTTGAAATGTTGTATTTTATGCTTTTACTCCATGAATGTCTCAATACTAACCTGTCTGTCAACTTATATATGCGTAACTCAGTGGAGGCCAACAACTGTTAATTTAAAATTTAAAATGCACTTTTGCTAGACAGTTTAAAAAGAGAAGGGGGATTGTGGAACAGAAACATCCAAATCAGCATTTTTGCAACATAACACAAGTTTTCCATTGATATAATTGTAATAAATACGTTCATGGATTTACATACACAGAAATACAACATTTGATTTGTCATTGAGCTTTCTGTTCTTTTTACTTCACATTGAAACGTAATAGAATATTCAACCTTGGTGGCCATTGAAAATACAATTTATCTCCCATGGCAGCTAAATCCCTCCACTAATCATCCTTCAACCCGAGCAATTATTGTCCCTTACTTAAACACAAATTTTGCTTAGTCAAAGACCGTGGAAACCATTTGGGTGACGGTTTGGGTTGTTCTTGTCTTTCTTGTACATGTAGCTCAACTGGAAATGTGTTTGGATCGCAAGTTTTAGAAAGTATGTTTTTTGTATCATAAATTTGGAGGCTGAAAAGGTAAGACATGTAAGAGGAGTGTGGGAGAGAAGGGAAATCAACTCTTATTTAAGTTCCTTTTCCCCCACTAGAACGATAAGTGAATGTTTTCACAAATGTATCTCTCAGTACAGTGAGACATTAAAATATACTTGAGGTTACTATTTTACAGTACAAATCCAAGCTAAGAATACAGGTTTTGATTTTAAGTACACGACAATTAACTGACTACCTACATGTGCACCTGTTGAACAAATGTCACCTGTTTGCCTTAGTGTAAGTGTTTTTGTGAAATGTTGTCTTTCCAAATCAGAAGCACAATGTCAATTGATAATGTGGGGCATTATCAATTGAATCCACTGTCATCAAATGGGGAATGTAGACTTTTGTGTACCTGTATGTCTAACTTGAATTAAAGGTGTAATGTGAATCGAAAATAATGTGTAGACTGCCGTCTCAGTTGTAATATATATGGGACTGATGTACAGCTTGTATATTATAAGGGGAAATACAAAAATGTACAATTACTGCGGTAGCTCGTCCAGAGGATGAAGTGCATTGCGATTGATGCTTGATTTATGTAAACTATCCCTGCACACCATGTTTGTTAATGACTATGTCCTTTCCTTGGGTAAAATTATCAAGGTGCGTAATGACGGCAAACGAAAGCACCTCCAGCGTAGTGCGTAGAGTTCTAttgaggaggagagtgaaagatGGCGTCCTCAAACAATCCCCGCAAATTTAGCGAGAAAATCGCTCTGCATAATCAAAAACAAGCAGAAGAAACTGCAGCTTTTGAAGAGGTGATGAAAGACCTAAACATTACCAGAGCTGCGCGGGTAAGTTTATCATACATGTAGATTTTGTATATGCTGGTTCGCGTAGCCTGGCTATCTGAGCTCCAGCTTCACGCGCtagctgcagcagctgcagcatgTTTAACGAGTTGTTTTTAGCCAGCTGTCAGAAAACCAAAATGTAGCTAACTAACTAATTGAATTAACCCAATTGGAATTGTTGACTACCGTTATACACTACTATTATGACCCAAAATGCCAGCTAGCCAGTCCTTAACAATATTGTCAAGCCAATTTGAGGATGTGCTCCGCCGTAttgtcttttgttttgttgacaTTTCTGGGCTAGACTATCTAGCACCAGTAGGAGGCTAGATCTCAGCATGAGACTTGAATGATATTAATTTACATCATATGCCTGGATTGACATGGTGGATAGTGTTATATATCTGCCTAACAGCTGAAGCAAATCTGCGGGACGTTAGCTGTCAAACACAGAAGCCAAAGACATGTAGCTAACCAGCGATGTACTGTAGCGAATAATAAAATCCGTGTCTAGACTGGTCTGTGCATTTGTGGGCATTATTGCGGAGCATAATATTAATCGGAAAATGTACTGTTGTCTATGTTGGTAGGTCATCTAGCTAACAATGAAAACGATGAAGCTGCGATGTTTCACAAGGCTACTAGCAGCTCATTCACAATTGTATTTATCAGACTTCTAGTAGTAAATGAGTCATGCAGAAAATGGAGCAACTTTCCCCTAGATTAACAGATGGGCGCATAGCTAAACTAGTGAGGTTGTTGTACCAATAACAAGGTACCTAGCTGGTAATGTTCACCTTTCAATTTTATATTTTTGCCAAATTACCATGTAtatccattcatccatttaATCACGAATTTGTTGAATGCATCATTCATGCAAATGCAATCCATTATTTAAACATAAGGAATATTATGTGGCCTATATCATATAGAGATTCTCACATGACTAAATGGTTTTAGGCCGCACTTcaaaaaagtatttaatgttgaACCCATAACTCAAAATCGCAATACAGATTCATTACTTTAGTCAGCTCAACAGTACTCATTCATATTAGCGATTTATAGATACAAGATAATTACCTGGATTCTACAGATGCCCACAttttctcttaatttttcagctgTTACTTACtataaacattaaatacaccAATGTGTCAGTTATTTACTCTAATTTTTCATGTATCAGTTTAATTGTTTATTCATTCTTTCATGCAATTTTACTTTGCACAGTTGCAGTTACAGAAGACCCAGTATTTGCAACTAGGGCAGAATCGTGGACAGTACTATGGAGGCTCACTGCCCAATGTCAATCAGATTGGAAATAGCAACAATGACATGCCTTTTCAGGTGAGCCCACAGCCTCTCTATCAGTTGGTACATTGTGGTTCTGATATTCACCATTGACAACTAGACATTCTGTAGCAATGCTTCAGTTACTAGCAAAACGTATACCAACACACTGTAACTAAAGGAAGACCATTTAAAAACTCAATTTCAAAAATCCCAAATACAAGTATGTCATTGCTTATCATGGCTTTCCATTtttgaaatacatttgccaGCATCAATACGTAGGCCCATAGCTTGACCCATTCGACATAAGAAGATGTGCACCATTTATATCAATGCTTTTTGATTTTACTTGTATTTTGATACAAAATTGAAAATAAACCAGTTTTCACACATTATTGGTTTGGTGTGTCCTCTCCAGAATTCTGTGTTGGACACCAGTCGAACAACTAGGCATCACGGTCTAGTGGACCGTGTTTACCGTGACCGGAACCGCATCGCTTCACCCCACCGCCGGCCAATCTCTGTTGACAAACATGGCCGCCAGATATCCTTCTTCTGCTTCATTTGAGAATATTTGTCAAGCGTTTAAAcatggggaaaaaaaaaaaaattcttgcACAACGATTGACTATTGGTTGTTGGATGTACTGTATTCAAATTGATAGAAAATGTAGCCCACATGTTTGCTTTTGGTATTCTTTTATACAAATATGGTAGTAGTTTGCATTTTTACTACCCTCCTTAACAGAGCTTCACATCGACAGCTGCCCCTAtggctctgtgtatctctcccctccacctgacaccagctggaggaggtgagtcCTCCCTGAAACATTAGAGAGGGGATCAATGTGCTGCTGAAGCAATCACCTATTTGACCACTGTCACTTTTTTGAAGGCAAACTATGTCTCAAATTCATTTGATCCGTTGCATTTTCTGTCTAGTAGTAGTAATTCTAGTTGTAATTTATATCTACCTGATACAGTACATAGGTAGCAGATACATACTTATTGTTGCACAGtttttctgttctgttctaTTAGACATCAAACACTATTATATGGATGAAAATAAATCTGTTAAACAAAACAGTAACTATAAACATTCTCCAACAATCCTCTATTTGTTCAGTTTGCTACATTGTGGTGAGCTGATGTGAAAATCAGCAAATTCACATTGACTGAGCACTTTCATTTTAGGTGTGTTCAATTTGCTATCACTTCACCTGCAAATTCCATTATAGATACTTACTGTTCTGAGCACAACTGATGTActtggcctacacacacacacacacacacacacacacaaaaaactacaaataaataaataaatgttgactTGGATTGGATCTAACACCCTCAGGACAAATTCAGACTCGGCCTTACACCAGAGTGCGATGAACCCTAAGCCACAAGAAACCTATGTGGGGGGATCCCAAGAGCTCCAGCCCAAGCGAGGTAATGGAGGATTTAGTTACTTAGAGCCTAAACCACCCTGCATTTATTAATGCTCAGTTCTATGAAACCGAAGTAGTTTTGTTATAATTCAACAGCATGCTCT contains:
- the klhl26 gene encoding kelch-like protein 26; protein product: MAESDGGDVASNRPQNSMANKNGTLRCTFSAPSHSATLLQGLSVLRDQGQLLDVVLAINEERFQVHKAVLASCSDYFRAMFTGGMRESNQDTIELKGLSARGLKHIIDFAYSAEVILDLDCIQDVLGAAVFLQMVPVVELCEEFLKSAMSVETCLNIGQMATTFNLSSLKESVDTFTFRHFLQIAEEDDFLHIPMERLVFFLQSNKLKNCGEIDLFHAAIRWLQHDDARRAKANQVLCHVRFPLMRSSELVDSVQTVDIMVEDVLCRQYLLEAFNYQILPFRQHEMQSARTLIRSDVMSLITFGGTPYTDNDRTVSSKVYYLPEISSRQFKELAEMETGCSHACVSVLDNFVYVVGGQHLQYRSGEGAVDICFRYDPHLSQWLRIQPMQEGRIQFQLNMLQGRLYATGGRNRSGSLSSVECYCPKKNEWTYVEPLKRRIWGHAGTSCGERLYISGGYGVSVDDKKTLHCYDPATDQWDFRTPMNEPRVLHAMISAKDRVYALGGRMDHVDRCFDVLAVEYYIPENDQWTTVSPMRAGQSEAGCCLLDKKIYIVGGYNWHLNNVTSIVQVYNTETDEWERDLHFPESFAGTACTPIILRQTTTQR